TCATCGGCGACCGCTTCGCCGACATGAAGAACGGCGCGATGACGCGGTTCAACAGACTGGGAAACCGCGTCGTCAACGGCGGGTTCGCCACCATCCACGGGCACGACTACCGGGACATCCTCTCGGGGTACCGCGCGTTCACGCGGGCGTCGTTCGGCCGGATGACGCTCACCGCCGATGGGTTCGGCGTCGAGACGGAGATGGCCGTCGAGTGCGTCAAGCGGAACATCCGGACGACGGTGGTCCCCGTCACCTACCTGCCGCGGCCCAACGGGTCGGACACGAACCTCAGACCGATTCGCGACGGAGGCATCATCTTCCTCGAACTCTACCGGCGGGCGAAGACGAACAACCCCCTGTTCTACTTCGGGAGCGTCGGCGGCGTCTCGACGGTCACGGGCTTTCTCATCGCCGCCTACGTCGCCGTCGAGTGGATAACGATTCGCGTCTCCCACGAGGTGCTCGCCGTCGTCGCCGCCTTCGCCATCATCGTCGGCGTCCAGTTGCTCATGTTCGGCGTCCTCTCGGACCTCATCCTGACGCTACACAGGGACACGCTCCGGAAGATAGACGAGGAGTCCGACTGACTGACGGCGTCTGCGTCGGTCCGCGGTGACGGCGACGCGCGGCGCTCCGGCGTTCGGTCCGGCCACTCTCGGAGGGACGACGCGGCGGCGGGGAGGACGACTCAGAAGGGAAGCATGGCGCGGAGTTGGCCGAGGATGCCGCCCGATGCGGACCGTCGGTACTCCTCGAAGACGGGGTGGAGTTGGTCGAGCAGTTCAGCCTTGCTGGCGAAGCGGGACTGCGGCACAGATTCGAGCGCCTCGCTCAGCCGAACCGTCCCGCCGGCGGCGTTGTAGGGGACGGCGACGTCGTCGAGTCGGCGGACGAGTTCGTCGTCCGTCACCGGGTACGACACGTCCGCCTTCGAGAGGTCTTCGGCGAGTGCGGCGATGCCGAACTCGAGCGTGTCCGGTTCGTCCCCGCCCTGCGGTGGTGGTCGTGCGGCCATCACCCCTCGGTAGTACGTCGCACGTTGAAAAACCCCCGACTGCGGACGCCGCGGTCCGGGCGTTCGAGAGCGACGCGCGGGCGGCGACGTCCGCATCTGTTATCCTTCCGGAGTGCCTCGGACGGGACGACGATGACGGAGTACACCACGGTGTCGATTCCGAAAGACCTCGCCGAACGCGTCGAAACCACCATCGAAGGCACGAGTTTCTCCAGCACGAGCGACCTCGTCCGGTTCCTCCTGCGGAGCATCGTCATCCAGCACCAGCGGGAGGGCAAACTCACGGAGGCGCAGTTCGAGGACATCGCCGAACAGCTCGCCGATTTGGGGTATCTCGACCGCTGAAGAACCGAAACCGAACTTCGCCGCGCCGCGTCCGCCCGACCGTTCCCGCTCCGTTCCCGTCCTTCGGCGAACTCACTCGCTCGCCAGCGACTCGTTCGGCGGGTCGGCGTCGACGACGTCGAGAGAGAGTCGCTTGTGCGAGCGGTCGAACGCGGCCACGGACGACGGCTCCCACGGCGGGACGGCGACGATGACGGCCGCCGCGAAGTCGTCCTCGCGCGTCGGTTCGGCCGGCCCCTGCGGGTGCGAGACGAACCGGGCGCGCCCGCGGCCCGCGGGCGTCCCGAGGTCCATACCGAACACCGCGCGGACCGACCCGCCGGTCTCCGGGAGGTAGAAGTGCGTCAGCACGGGCGTCTCCGGGTCGAGAGCCAGCGCCGGCTCGAACTCCTCGGCGGGCGTCGAGGCGAGGACGACCGAGACCCGTTCGGGTTCGGACTCGGACGCCATCTCCAACAGCGCGTCGCGCAACCCGCGCGTGATGTGGACCACGGGCCGTCTACGACGTCAGATTGTAAAAAGTGACCGAGAGGGAAACGTACCGGGAGGCGACTTCCGACCGGTCAGGACAGCATCCCTCTGAGGACCTTCCCGTACGCCGCGGGGAGGTTCTTCCGCGCCCCGGACAGCGCCGTTCGGAGGGCGGCGCCGGCGTCGTCCTGTACGCCCTCACCGTGGCCGACGAGGACGCGTTCGGGGTCGTAGCGGCGGAGGGGGCGGCGCGGCGGCAGGGGGCGGAGCATCGGGTGGACGCCGAGGCGTTCGCCCGGCGCGCGGAAGTACGGCGCCGTCCCGACGGCCTCGGGGACGAAGAGGGTGCCCGACTCCCCGTGGTAGAACCCGACCTCCTGCCACGGCGGGAGCGAGGAGTCCTTGATTGTGAACGCGTCGAAGCCGGAGTCGCCCAGACGGCGACCGAACCGCTCGACGGGGGCGTTTATCTCGTCGGCGACGCCGGTCATCCAGTCGGCGACGTAGACGGGGACGTCGTGGCGGTTCGCCACGCGGGCGGCGTCGCGCTTGTGGCGGTCCAGTCCGACGACGACGCCCGACACCTCGCCGTACTCCGCGAACAGGTCGTCGAGGTCCGGCGCGTCCACCGGGTCGAACACCCAGACGCCGCCGTCGTCGCCGACGACTGCGTGGCTCGCCCGCTGCATCTGCTCGTCGGGGTACGCGAGCCAGCCGACGCCGCCGTCCCACCGGTCTATCGTTCGGTACTCGGCCGTCCCGCGTCCCTTCATGGGCATGGCCGAAACGTGGGACGGAGGGCGCATAAATCCAGCCGCCGGCGGCGAGACGCTCCGGGGAGGACGGTTTTGACCCCTCCCTCCGTAGGGACGCCATGC
This Halogeometricum sp. S3BR5-2 DNA region includes the following protein-coding sequences:
- a CDS encoding ribbon-helix-helix domain-containing protein, coding for MTEYTTVSIPKDLAERVETTIEGTSFSSTSDLVRFLLRSIVIQHQREGKLTEAQFEDIAEQLADLGYLDR
- the aglJ gene encoding S-layer glycoprotein N-glycosyltransferase AglJ, translating into MPPLSSVCVLVPTYNEAETVGDVINDFHREGFENILVIDGGSEDGTPDIAREHGANVVMQSGSGKGQAIREAMEYHVDAEYVLMLDGDATYRAADAENMLAPLDEGYEHVIGDRFADMKNGAMTRFNRLGNRVVNGGFATIHGHDYRDILSGYRAFTRASFGRMTLTADGFGVETEMAVECVKRNIRTTVVPVTYLPRPNGSDTNLRPIRDGGIIFLELYRRAKTNNPLFYFGSVGGVSTVTGFLIAAYVAVEWITIRVSHEVLAVVAAFAIIVGVQLLMFGVLSDLILTLHRDTLRKIDEESD